The following proteins are encoded in a genomic region of Dysgonomonadaceae bacterium PH5-43:
- a CDS encoding S-adenosylmethionine:tRNA ribosyltransferase-isomerase (product_source=KO:K07568; cath_funfam=3.40.1780.10; cog=COG0809; ko=KO:K07568; pfam=PF02547; superfamily=111337; tigrfam=TIGR00113) → MKLSKFKFNLPEELIALHPAAYRDESRLMVVNRKTGEIEHKVFKDLIQYFDEKDTFIFNDTLVFPARLYGNKEKTGAKIEVFLLRELNEELRLWDVLVDPARKIRIGNKLYFGEDDSMVAEVIDNTTSRGRTLRFLYDGPHDEFKQALYALGEMPIPTYIKREVVEEDADRYQTIFAKNEGAVIAPAAGLHFSRELMKRLEIKGCEFAFVTVHSGLGNFRDIDVEDLTKHKMDSEQAIIPSEAVKIVNKAKEKGKQVCAVGSSVMRATESAVTTEGYLKEFDGWTNKFIFPPYDFSVATSLITNFHLPYSTMLMQAAAFSGYDLMMEAYKVAIEEGYKFGTYGDAMLII, encoded by the coding sequence ATGAAACTTTCAAAATTTAAGTTCAATCTACCAGAAGAATTAATAGCTTTACACCCGGCTGCTTATAGAGACGAATCGAGATTAATGGTTGTTAATCGCAAAACTGGCGAAATAGAGCATAAAGTATTCAAGGATCTTATTCAATATTTCGACGAAAAAGATACATTCATATTTAACGACACATTAGTATTTCCTGCCCGACTATACGGAAACAAAGAGAAAACAGGAGCGAAAATTGAAGTCTTTTTACTTCGAGAACTTAATGAAGAACTTAGATTATGGGACGTGTTGGTAGACCCTGCCCGTAAAATAAGAATAGGAAATAAACTATACTTTGGAGAAGACGACTCTATGGTAGCCGAAGTTATAGACAATACAACATCAAGAGGTAGAACACTTCGTTTTTTATATGACGGACCGCACGACGAATTCAAACAAGCTTTATACGCATTAGGCGAAATGCCTATCCCAACTTATATAAAAAGAGAAGTAGTAGAAGAAGATGCAGATCGTTATCAAACAATATTCGCAAAAAACGAAGGTGCTGTTATAGCTCCAGCTGCCGGACTGCACTTTAGCCGAGAATTAATGAAACGATTAGAAATAAAAGGGTGTGAATTTGCATTCGTAACCGTACATTCTGGCTTAGGAAACTTCAGAGATATAGATGTTGAAGACCTTACTAAACATAAAATGGACTCTGAGCAAGCCATAATTCCATCGGAAGCCGTAAAAATAGTAAACAAAGCAAAAGAAAAAGGCAAACAAGTTTGTGCAGTAGGTTCGTCGGTTATGAGAGCTACCGAAAGTGCAGTTACAACAGAAGGTTACTTGAAAGAATTTGACGGGTGGACAAATAAATTCATCTTTCCTCCATACGATTTCAGCGTTGCTACAAGTCTAATAACCAACTTTCACCTACCCTACTCAACTATGCTTATGCAAGCCGCTGCCTTTTCGGGTTACGACCTTATGATGGAAGCTTACAAAGTAGCAATAGAAGAAGGTTATAAATTTGGAACTTACGGAGATGCAATGCTAATCATATAG
- a CDS encoding tripeptide aminopeptidase (product_source=KO:K01258; cath_funfam=3.40.630.10; cog=COG2195; ko=KO:K01258; pfam=PF01546,PF07687; superfamily=53187; tigrfam=TIGR01882) translates to MDLVKRFLKYVSYDTQSSVDSDTTPSTKKQFALAEALKEEMEAMGLIDISLDEHAYLMATLPANTDENIPTIGFIAHLDTSPDMSGASVNPRIVENYNGGDIVLNKAQNIILSPTMFPELLNHTGEDLIVTDGTTLLGADDKAGIAEIMTAIKYLIDHPEIKHGKVCIAFNPDEEIGMGASLFDVEKFGCEWAYTVDGGEVGELEFENFNAASATIHIQGLNVHPGYAKNKMINALEVAVQFTQMLPPQQRPEHTEGYEGFFHLTAITGSPEKATASYIIRDHDGEKLEKRIKLLEDITEYINKVYPEGTVKLEIKRQYRNMREIVEPKKYIVDLAEKAMQEVDVVPVIRPIRGGTDGAQLSFKGLPCPNLFAGGINFHGKYEFVPIQSMEKAVKVIVKIIELNTQTK, encoded by the coding sequence ATGGATTTAGTAAAACGTTTTCTTAAATATGTATCTTACGATACACAATCGAGTGTAGATTCAGATACAACACCGAGTACAAAAAAACAGTTTGCATTGGCAGAAGCCCTAAAAGAAGAAATGGAAGCTATGGGATTAATAGACATTTCTTTAGATGAACACGCTTATTTAATGGCTACCTTGCCTGCAAATACAGATGAAAATATTCCGACTATAGGGTTTATAGCACACTTAGACACAAGTCCTGATATGTCGGGAGCAAGTGTTAATCCTCGTATTGTGGAAAACTACAACGGAGGTGATATTGTTCTTAACAAAGCACAAAATATAATTCTTTCGCCAACTATGTTTCCAGAGCTGTTGAATCATACAGGCGAAGACCTTATAGTAACAGACGGTACAACTCTTTTGGGAGCCGACGATAAAGCAGGTATAGCAGAGATAATGACAGCAATAAAATATCTCATCGATCACCCCGAAATTAAACACGGTAAAGTATGTATCGCTTTTAACCCAGATGAAGAAATAGGAATGGGAGCATCTTTGTTTGATGTCGAAAAGTTTGGTTGTGAGTGGGCTTATACCGTAGACGGAGGAGAAGTGGGAGAGTTAGAGTTTGAAAACTTTAATGCAGCATCTGCAACCATACATATTCAAGGCTTGAACGTACACCCTGGTTATGCCAAAAACAAAATGATAAATGCTTTAGAAGTAGCAGTGCAATTCACACAAATGCTTCCACCTCAACAACGCCCCGAACATACAGAGGGTTATGAAGGCTTTTTCCATCTAACTGCAATTACTGGCTCGCCCGAAAAGGCAACAGCCTCATATATTATTCGCGATCACGATGGAGAAAAGTTAGAAAAGCGTATCAAATTACTTGAAGATATTACGGAGTATATAAATAAGGTATATCCTGAAGGAACCGTTAAGTTAGAGATAAAAAGGCAATATCGTAATATGAGAGAAATAGTAGAGCCTAAAAAATACATCGTAGACTTGGCAGAAAAAGCAATGCAAGAAGTAGACGTAGTTCCTGTAATACGCCCAATAAGAGGGGGAACCGATGGAGCTCAGTTGTCGTTCAAAGGATTACCTTGCCCTAATCTCTTTGCAGGAGGAATTAACTTCCACGGAAAATACGAGTTCGTACCTATCCAATCAATGGAAAAAGCAGTTAAAGTTATAGTTAAAATAATCGAATTAAACACACAAACAAAATGA
- a CDS encoding 2-amino-4-hydroxy-6-hydroxymethyldihydropteridine diphosphokinase (product_source=KO:K00950; cath_funfam=3.30.70.560; cog=COG0801; ko=KO:K00950; pfam=PF01288; superfamily=55083; tigrfam=TIGR01498) produces the protein MHTVYLSLGTNLGNKQSNLDNAINLIAERVGTLSAISSVYETEAWGFQSENSFLNMAVKVETKLTPFEILSATKEIEKELGRTEKTSTAYQDRVIDIDIIFYDNLLLQSEELKIPHPLYKERDFVTKPLNEIKKA, from the coding sequence ATGCATACCGTATATCTATCCTTAGGTACAAACTTAGGAAACAAACAATCGAATTTAGATAACGCTATAAACTTAATAGCCGAGAGAGTAGGAACTCTTTCGGCTATCTCGTCTGTATACGAAACTGAAGCTTGGGGGTTTCAGTCTGAAAACTCATTCCTAAATATGGCTGTAAAAGTAGAGACCAAACTGACTCCTTTCGAAATACTATCTGCAACTAAAGAAATAGAAAAAGAACTCGGCAGAACAGAAAAAACATCAACCGCATATCAAGACAGGGTTATCGACATAGATATTATCTTCTATGATAACCTATTACTACAATCAGAAGAACTTAAAATACCTCACCCCCTTTACAAAGAGCGAGACTTTGTAACAAAACCTCTGAACGAAATCAAAAAAGCATAA
- a CDS encoding cell division transport system permease protein (product_source=KO:K09811; cog=COG2177; ko=KO:K09811; pfam=PF18075; superfamily=55186; transmembrane_helix_parts=Inside_1_16,TMhelix_17_39,Outside_40_162,TMhelix_163_185,Inside_186_218,TMhelix_219_241,Outside_242_255,TMhelix_256_278,Inside_279_293) — protein sequence MKKRNKLSSISFVNARITATISITFVLFILGLIILLPIISNNFSKHIKEQLSFDIILQDNMTEKQIKALETKINKAPFSKSTKYISKEDAAKNIETELGMNPEEFLGFNPLPAVIEVHLNSDYVNTDSIQVVELFLASYTSDINAIEYKKELMQKLSENMAKIGFILLIVVIPLLFISFALISNTIRLMVYSKRFLIHTMQLVGAKRSFIRKPFIMANVWTGVLAAIIADGLLLALIYYLTKDILLANQFLDINSLTIVFGSVIILGVITSIIATYFAVNRYISANVDDLYKM from the coding sequence ATGAAGAAAAGAAACAAACTTTCGTCCATAAGCTTTGTAAATGCGAGAATAACTGCCACTATAAGCATCACATTCGTACTGTTTATTTTAGGCTTAATAATATTACTACCTATAATCTCAAACAACTTTTCTAAACATATTAAAGAACAATTATCTTTCGATATTATCCTTCAAGATAATATGACTGAAAAACAAATAAAAGCACTTGAAACAAAAATAAACAAAGCCCCTTTCTCTAAATCAACAAAATACATTTCTAAAGAAGATGCTGCTAAAAATATAGAAACAGAACTTGGTATGAATCCCGAAGAGTTTCTCGGATTTAATCCCCTACCAGCAGTAATAGAGGTACATCTAAATTCTGACTACGTAAACACAGACAGTATTCAAGTTGTAGAATTATTCTTAGCATCGTACACCAGCGATATAAATGCAATAGAATACAAAAAAGAATTAATGCAAAAGCTATCAGAGAATATGGCTAAAATAGGATTTATTCTCCTTATCGTAGTTATTCCTTTGTTGTTTATCTCGTTTGCATTAATCAGCAACACAATAAGATTGATGGTTTATTCTAAACGATTTCTTATACACACAATGCAGTTGGTTGGAGCAAAAAGAAGTTTTATAAGAAAACCTTTTATAATGGCCAATGTGTGGACTGGTGTTTTGGCTGCAATAATAGCAGACGGATTATTGTTAGCTTTAATATACTATTTAACAAAAGACATATTGTTAGCTAATCAATTTTTAGACATTAACTCTCTAACAATAGTCTTCGGAAGTGTAATAATATTAGGTGTAATAACTTCTATAATCGCCACTTATTTTGCCGTAAACAGATATATAAGTGCCAATGTAGACGATTTATATAAAATGTAA
- a CDS encoding C-terminal processing protease CtpA/Prc (product_source=COG0793; cath_funfam=2.30.42.10,3.90.226.10; cog=COG0793; pfam=PF03572; superfamily=49785,52096; transmembrane_helix_parts=Inside_1_4,TMhelix_5_24,Outside_25_748), whose product MKNIILFLVVILSLVGLLCSVNIFAEETKSSFRNLDFEEINNGFPTYWSGANNKTYSLKLDSTTVYSGKYSICIEYLEGEQSFISISQRVPDYFEGKHITLSGYIKTENIEDGFAGLWLRLDPQIAFDNMQSRGITGTTDWTKYEITLPLNPQKTTQFVFGSLLTGKGKMWVDNLSISIDGKKPIALERPLQPILPAQVDKEFDNGSNITLADISNKSNKHLYNNLKDIALIWGFVKYYHPNVAAGKFNMDYELFRILPSVCKAKDNKERDNIILEWINKLGTFEIATDNKIEKDIKIEPDLSWIDKSKFSKELVTSLKEIKNAKRTNEHYYIEFKAYVSNPEFKNENPYTSMLYTDLGFRLLALYRYWNMIEYFYPYKYLIGEDWKNILVEFIPMVIAAQDEKEYNLCMLELTSRIKDTHAYTNISKTIAQDLYGTLFIPIELKNVDNNPIVSSFFLKEFEDKGELQRGDIIKKINGEKVCDIIKQRAVYESASNYPTLLRELYLRLLQTNDSILSLEIERNGKTIKKDIQTYAPSNKLIIKQLYKDTPAFTMLRDDIAYLNNGKLKSDSLPSIWEQIKDTKGLIIDIRNYPTDMPLYGLSRYLLPELVDFVKFSKGNIIYPGMFTFFDGVKIGQENNKDYYKGKVIIIVDESTQSSAEFHAMAYKVHPNAIVVGSTTAGADGNVSSIVLPGNIRTQITGIGVYYPNGGETQQIGIVPDIEVKPTVKGIKNGVDEVLEKCIEIINVE is encoded by the coding sequence ATGAAAAACATTATCTTATTCCTCGTCGTTATCTTATCCCTCGTCGGACTACTATGTAGTGTAAACATTTTTGCAGAAGAAACAAAATCATCATTCCGCAATCTTGATTTTGAAGAAATTAATAATGGCTTTCCTACTTATTGGAGTGGTGCAAACAACAAAACTTATTCTCTTAAGTTAGATTCAACAACAGTTTATAGTGGCAAGTATTCGATATGTATAGAGTATCTTGAAGGTGAACAAAGCTTTATATCTATATCTCAAAGGGTACCAGATTATTTTGAGGGTAAGCATATAACATTGTCTGGATACATAAAAACAGAAAACATAGAAGATGGCTTTGCTGGTTTATGGCTGCGTCTTGACCCTCAAATAGCTTTTGACAATATGCAAAGCAGAGGCATTACAGGAACTACCGATTGGACAAAGTATGAAATAACCCTACCTCTGAACCCTCAAAAAACTACACAATTTGTATTCGGTAGCCTTCTTACTGGTAAAGGCAAAATGTGGGTCGACAATTTAAGTATTTCTATAGATGGTAAAAAACCTATTGCCCTTGAGCGTCCTTTACAACCCATACTACCTGCTCAAGTAGATAAAGAATTTGACAATGGATCTAATATTACCCTCGCTGATATTTCTAATAAATCTAACAAACATCTTTATAACAACTTAAAAGACATTGCTTTAATTTGGGGATTTGTAAAATATTATCACCCTAATGTTGCTGCAGGAAAGTTTAATATGGATTACGAATTATTCCGCATACTACCTTCTGTATGCAAGGCTAAAGACAATAAAGAAAGGGATAACATAATATTAGAATGGATTAATAAATTAGGAACTTTTGAAATAGCAACAGATAACAAGATAGAAAAAGATATTAAAATCGAACCTGATTTATCGTGGATAGACAAATCAAAGTTTTCTAAAGAATTAGTTACATCATTAAAAGAAATAAAAAATGCCAAAAGAACTAATGAACATTATTACATTGAATTTAAAGCTTATGTCAGCAATCCCGAATTTAAGAACGAAAACCCTTATACTTCGATGCTCTATACCGACCTCGGATTCAGATTATTGGCTTTGTATCGTTACTGGAATATGATAGAATATTTCTATCCTTATAAATATCTAATCGGCGAAGACTGGAAGAATATCTTAGTGGAATTTATTCCTATGGTAATTGCTGCTCAAGACGAAAAAGAATATAATTTGTGTATGTTAGAATTAACGTCTCGAATTAAAGACACTCATGCCTATACCAATATATCAAAAACTATAGCACAAGATTTATACGGAACTTTATTTATCCCTATTGAACTGAAAAATGTAGATAACAATCCTATTGTAAGCTCTTTCTTCTTAAAGGAATTTGAAGATAAAGGAGAACTACAAAGAGGAGATATTATTAAGAAAATTAATGGCGAAAAAGTTTGTGATATAATTAAACAAAGAGCCGTGTATGAATCTGCGTCTAATTATCCAACTTTATTAAGAGAACTTTATCTAAGACTATTACAAACAAACGATTCTATTCTTTCTTTAGAAATAGAGCGTAACGGAAAGACTATCAAAAAAGATATACAAACTTATGCTCCAAGTAACAAATTGATTATTAAACAACTATACAAAGACACTCCTGCTTTTACAATGCTAAGAGATGATATAGCTTATCTTAACAATGGGAAACTTAAAAGCGATAGTTTACCTTCAATCTGGGAACAAATAAAAGACACTAAGGGTTTGATTATTGATATTAGAAATTACCCAACCGATATGCCTCTGTATGGTTTAAGCAGATATTTATTGCCCGAATTGGTCGACTTTGTTAAGTTTTCTAAAGGGAATATTATATATCCGGGTATGTTTACTTTCTTTGATGGAGTAAAAATAGGGCAAGAAAATAATAAAGACTACTACAAAGGTAAAGTGATTATTATAGTAGATGAATCTACTCAAAGTTCAGCAGAGTTTCACGCTATGGCATATAAAGTTCACCCTAATGCAATAGTTGTAGGCTCTACAACAGCAGGTGCTGATGGTAATGTTTCGTCTATTGTTTTACCAGGAAACATAAGAACTCAAATAACAGGTATAGGAGTTTATTATCCCAATGGAGGAGAAACTCAACAAATCGGCATAGTACCAGATATAGAAGTGAAACCTACAGTAAAAGGAATCAAAAATGGAGTAGATGAAGTTTTAGAGAAGTGTATTGAAATTATAAATGTAGAATAA
- a CDS encoding 3-methyladenine DNA glycosylase AlkD (product_source=COG4912; cath_funfam=1.20.1440.30; cog=COG4912; pfam=PF08713; superfamily=48371), whose product MNAKLQEIRKKLYLQRDGASSASMREKGLDYKINFGVPTPTLRKIAQNYYPDCALANELWNKNNRELKILATMIQDPSMFSDTNKWIEEINNPELAEQAVMNLFCKLSNAEELANEWIQSDKQYIKISGFLLYSRLFTLDIPIKGNIEEFVSIATENLNAESLLVKNAANNALLKLSDKQQADIQ is encoded by the coding sequence ATGAACGCTAAACTTCAAGAAATTCGCAAGAAGCTCTATCTCCAAAGAGATGGAGCTTCTTCTGCTTCTATGAGAGAAAAAGGCTTAGATTATAAAATTAATTTTGGAGTCCCAACCCCTACTCTTCGCAAAATAGCACAAAACTATTATCCCGATTGCGCTTTAGCTAACGAACTATGGAACAAAAATAATCGTGAGTTAAAAATACTCGCAACAATGATACAAGATCCTTCTATGTTCAGCGACACAAACAAATGGATTGAAGAAATTAATAATCCAGAACTTGCAGAACAAGCTGTTATGAACTTATTCTGTAAATTGTCAAACGCCGAAGAACTTGCCAATGAGTGGATACAATCAGACAAACAATACATAAAAATATCGGGCTTCTTACTATACTCCCGACTATTCACCTTAGACATTCCTATTAAAGGCAACATAGAAGAGTTTGTTTCAATAGCAACAGAAAACCTAAATGCCGAATCGCTATTGGTTAAAAATGCAGCAAACAATGCTTTACTTAAACTTAGCGACAAACAACAAGCTGACATACAGTAA
- a CDS encoding membrane-bound ClpP family serine protease (product_source=COG1030; cog=COG1030; pfam=PF11297; transmembrane_helix_parts=Inside_1_11,TMhelix_12_31,Outside_32_50,TMhelix_51_70,Inside_71_80) → MEKSKFALGKENLILLAISIVIIIIGFVLLYGGKTTEETGFDPSIFDTRRLLIAPIVIMTGFFSVIYAILKKPKDTTNLK, encoded by the coding sequence ATGGAAAAAAGTAAATTTGCTTTAGGAAAAGAAAATCTTATTCTCCTCGCAATATCAATAGTGATAATAATTATTGGTTTTGTATTGCTGTATGGAGGAAAAACAACAGAAGAAACAGGATTCGACCCAAGTATATTCGATACTCGTCGCCTACTTATTGCCCCCATAGTTATAATGACTGGCTTTTTTTCAGTTATCTATGCTATACTTAAGAAACCTAAAGACACTACAAACTTAAAATAA
- a CDS encoding tRNA pseudouridine55 synthase (product_source=KO:K03177; cath_funfam=3.30.2350.10; cog=COG0130; ko=KO:K03177; pfam=PF01509,PF16198; smart=SM00382; superfamily=55120; tigrfam=TIGR00431), whose amino-acid sequence MNFQEGEILYFNKPLHWTSFDLVNKLRYKLCRALGVKKLKVGHAGTLDPLATGVMIICTGKATKRIEEFQYQTKEYIATLKLGATTPSFDLETEIDNEYPTEHITRELVEQTLPKFIGSIEQIPPAFSACKINGDRAYELARKGLEVNLKPKLLVIDEIETISHNDNELKIRVVCSKGTYIRALARDIGLALNSGAHLIALERTKIGDITLDNCTTIESFEEQLNKSINN is encoded by the coding sequence ATGAATTTTCAAGAAGGAGAAATTTTATACTTCAACAAACCTCTTCACTGGACTTCCTTTGATTTGGTTAATAAGCTACGCTACAAACTGTGTAGAGCCTTAGGTGTAAAGAAACTAAAAGTTGGTCACGCCGGCACCTTAGATCCTTTAGCTACTGGAGTGATGATTATATGCACAGGCAAAGCAACTAAAAGAATAGAAGAGTTTCAATATCAAACAAAAGAATACATTGCAACCTTAAAACTGGGGGCAACCACTCCTTCGTTTGATTTAGAAACCGAAATAGACAATGAATATCCTACCGAACATATAACAAGAGAGTTGGTTGAGCAAACATTGCCTAAATTTATTGGAAGTATAGAACAAATACCTCCTGCCTTTTCGGCTTGCAAAATAAATGGAGACAGAGCTTACGAACTTGCAAGAAAAGGACTTGAAGTAAACTTAAAACCAAAATTATTAGTAATAGACGAAATAGAAACCATATCACACAACGATAACGAACTCAAAATAAGAGTGGTTTGCAGTAAAGGAACATACATTAGAGCCTTAGCAAGAGACATCGGACTTGCACTCAATTCGGGAGCACACTTAATAGCTTTGGAAAGAACAAAGATAGGTGATATAACACTCGACAACTGCACCACAATAGAGTCGTTTGAAGAACAATTAAACAAATCAATAAATAATTAG
- a CDS encoding undecaprenyl-diphosphatase (product_source=KO:K06153; cog=COG1968; ko=KO:K06153; pfam=PF02673; superfamily=82866; tigrfam=TIGR00753; transmembrane_helix_parts=Outside_1_44,TMhelix_45_64,Inside_65_84,TMhelix_85_103,Outside_104_112,TMhelix_113_135,Inside_136_181,TMhelix_182_204,Outside_205_218,TMhelix_219_241,Inside_242_247,TMhelix_248_267,Outside_268_269) yields the protein MEEMTWLQALILGIIQGLTEYLPVSSSGHLAIGSSLFGLNGEENLTFTVAVHAATVLSTLVVLWREILDLIQGFFKFKWNDETQYLAKIAVSMIPIGIVGVFFKDYVEGIFGSGLLIVGIMLLLTAALLMFSFYAKPRQKEKISFKDALIIGIAQACAVIPGLSRSGSTISTGLLLGIKKESIAKFSFLMVIIPILGEAVLDLLKGGFSPAESGISSLVLSIGFLAAFISGTIACKWMLNIVKKGKLIYFAYYCIAVGLITIGFSIFGQ from the coding sequence ATGGAAGAAATGACGTGGTTACAAGCCCTGATATTAGGAATTATTCAGGGTCTGACAGAGTATTTGCCTGTAAGCAGTAGCGGACACTTAGCTATAGGCAGTAGTTTATTCGGATTAAATGGAGAAGAGAACTTAACTTTTACAGTTGCCGTACACGCAGCTACAGTGTTAAGCACCTTGGTTGTATTATGGAGAGAAATATTAGATTTAATACAAGGCTTCTTTAAGTTTAAGTGGAATGATGAAACCCAGTATTTGGCAAAAATAGCAGTATCAATGATACCAATAGGAATAGTTGGAGTATTCTTCAAAGATTATGTTGAAGGAATATTTGGTAGTGGCTTACTAATAGTCGGCATAATGCTACTATTAACTGCCGCTTTGTTGATGTTTTCGTTCTATGCTAAACCTCGACAAAAAGAAAAAATATCTTTCAAAGACGCTCTTATAATAGGTATAGCTCAAGCTTGTGCTGTGATACCAGGACTATCTCGTTCTGGGAGTACAATATCGACAGGTTTACTTTTAGGTATAAAGAAAGAAAGCATAGCTAAATTCTCTTTCCTTATGGTAATCATTCCTATATTAGGAGAAGCTGTTTTAGACTTATTAAAAGGAGGATTCTCTCCTGCCGAATCAGGTATTTCAAGCTTAGTGTTATCTATAGGATTTCTTGCAGCATTTATATCGGGAACAATAGCCTGCAAATGGATGCTCAACATAGTAAAAAAAGGAAAATTAATATACTTTGCTTACTACTGTATAGCTGTGGGATTAATTACTATAGGTTTTTCTATTTTCGGACAATAA
- a CDS encoding aminomethyltransferase (product_source=KO:K00605; cath_funfam=3.30.1360.120; cog=COG0404; ko=KO:K00605; pfam=PF01571,PF08669; superfamily=101790,103025; tigrfam=TIGR00528), which yields MKTTPFTEIHKNLGAKMHEFAGYDMPIEYSGIIDEHFTVLNGVGVFDVSHMGEFWVKGPKAQAFVQKMTSNDISKIPVGKAQYTCFPNAEGGIVDDLIVYRYEEDKYLLVVNASNIEKDWNWCVKNNTEGADLENSSDNMAQLAVQGPKAINVLQKLTDVDLSSIPYYAFVTGAIAGVDNVIISNTGYTGAGGFELYFYPDKAIDIWNAVFEAGAEFGIKPIGLGARDTLRLEAGFPLYGNEMDDTTSPLQAGLAWITKFVDGNDFIARPILEAEKAAGVTRRLVGFEMIGKGIARHGYEIVNKEGEVIGNVTSGTIAPTSKKGVGLGYVKPEYIAIDTPIFIRIRNKDIEAKVVKPPFRVKQ from the coding sequence ATGAAAACAACACCTTTTACCGAGATACATAAAAATCTTGGAGCTAAAATGCACGAGTTTGCAGGCTACGATATGCCTATCGAATACTCAGGCATTATTGATGAACACTTTACAGTATTAAATGGAGTAGGAGTTTTTGACGTTTCTCATATGGGAGAGTTTTGGGTTAAGGGACCTAAAGCACAAGCATTTGTACAAAAGATGACATCTAACGATATTTCAAAAATACCTGTAGGTAAAGCACAATATACTTGTTTCCCTAATGCCGAAGGTGGTATAGTAGACGACCTGATTGTGTATCGCTACGAAGAAGATAAATATCTATTGGTTGTTAATGCTTCTAACATAGAGAAAGACTGGAATTGGTGTGTAAAAAACAATACCGAAGGAGCCGATTTAGAAAACTCATCAGATAATATGGCTCAGTTGGCTGTTCAAGGACCTAAAGCCATTAACGTATTGCAAAAACTTACCGATGTAGACTTATCGTCAATTCCTTACTATGCCTTCGTTACTGGAGCGATAGCAGGAGTTGATAATGTTATAATTTCAAACACAGGCTATACAGGAGCAGGAGGATTCGAACTATATTTCTATCCCGACAAAGCTATTGATATTTGGAATGCAGTATTTGAAGCTGGTGCCGAATTCGGAATCAAACCTATTGGCTTGGGAGCTCGCGACACATTACGTTTAGAAGCTGGCTTCCCTCTTTATGGTAACGAAATGGACGATACCACATCTCCTCTTCAGGCTGGATTGGCTTGGATAACTAAGTTTGTAGACGGAAATGATTTTATTGCTCGTCCAATCTTAGAGGCTGAAAAAGCAGCTGGAGTAACTCGTCGTTTAGTTGGTTTTGAAATGATAGGTAAAGGTATTGCCCGTCACGGTTACGAAATAGTAAACAAAGAAGGCGAAGTTATTGGAAACGTAACCTCAGGTACTATTGCTCCAACTTCTAAAAAAGGAGTGGGCTTGGGTTATGTTAAACCTGAATATATAGCTATTGATACTCCTATATTTATAAGAATAAGAAATAAAGATATAGAAGCAAAAGTGGTAAAACCACCTTTCAGAGTAAAGCAATAA